GAAAGAGCAAAAACCCGAGTACCAACGCGAACGTGACGTGAATCGCGTTGACCTGCAGTTGTTGGAGCGAGGCGATCTGAAACTCCCCAACGAAGGGAAACGCCACGCCGAATCGGTACCCACGGGCCGCGATCCACATCTGGAACGCGGAAAACGCAATGGCGATCAGTGTGATGACTACCAGGGCCACCCCGCGAAGCGTGCGGCGATGTTCGATCTCCTGGAGGATCTCTTCTTGCTCTTCGTCGGAAATATCGTCCGCTTTGGATGTGTCGACACTCATAGTCGAAAACGATTATTATATGTCATGTTCTGGTACGACCGAACTATTTAACGGTAGCGTATCACCGATGGATCGGTCGGTGAGCGAGATAATGATCGATCCCTCCGACAGTTCAACCAGATCGTACTGCTCGTCGCCGACGATCAGGGTGTGGTCCGCGATCGAACCGGGCACGACCGGGAGCTTCTCGTAGGACTCGTTGGCCTGAACGACGAAGCCGTCGTCGGTTTGCTCAACCGGCTCGGTCGCCGGTAAGCCCGCGCCGTAGGAGTGAAACACCATTTTATCCATCTGTAAGTCGGTCCCGTTGACGACGTACACGTCCTGAACAGGAGTTTTCTCGACGCTGTGTGTGTACGAAAGAACCACTTCGTCGCCATCGTTGACGGGCACTTCGAGGAGATGCTCACCGGAATCAGCGTCGGCGACGACCAGCG
The sequence above is drawn from the Halocatena salina genome and encodes:
- a CDS encoding DUF1850 domain-containing protein, which encodes MDRLNKHHIPVIVFAVLVATAVGASFASAETTLVVADADSGEHLLEVPVNDGDEVVLSYTHSVEKTPVQDVYVVNGTDLQMDKMVFHSYGAGLPATEPVEQTDDGFVVQANESYEKLPVVPGSIADHTLIVGDEQYDLVELSEGSIIISLTDRSIGDTLPLNSSVVPEHDI